From Debaryomyces hansenii CBS767 chromosome C complete sequence, a single genomic window includes:
- a CDS encoding DEHA2C05632p (similar to uniprot|Q12403 Saccharomyces cerevisiae YDL018C ERP3 Protein), which produces MQFAIIAAFFATIQLIAGSALTFTLGAQEKACFYVFTEKPRTPISYYFAVQSGGSFDVDYTIKNPRGEIIHSDEKQRQGDFAINADIVGEYEFCFANGMSTFAEKVVDFEIQFKDENAEYRADMPDQPNAKPLAHVESMQTTVDNIDQQLDGLLRTLQYYKTRNNRNQATVKSTESRIYYFSIFEVLLMVGMAFLQITVVQLFFKGSRKQLV; this is translated from the coding sequence ATGCAATTCGCAATAATAGCAGCTTTCTTCGCTACCATTCAGTTAATTGCTGGATCAGCTTTGACGTTTACTTTAGGAGCACAAGAAAAAGCGTGTTTCTATGTGTTCACTGAAAAGCCTAGAACCCCAATTAGTTATTACTTTGCCGTGCAAAGTGGCGGATCATTCGACGTCGACTACACTATCAAGAACCCAAGAGGCGAAATCATTCACAGTGACGAAAAGCAAAGACAAGGGGATTTTGCTATCAATGCGGACATTGTTGGAGAATACGAATTCTGCTTTGCTAATGGCATGTCCACATTTGCTGAAAAAgttgttgattttgaaattcaattcaaggATGAAAACGCTGAATACAGAGCTGACATGCCAGATCAACCAAATGCCAAGCCACTTGCTCACGTCGAAAGCATGCAAACAACTGTTGACAACATTGATCAACAATTGGACGGTCTTTTAAGAACTTTGCAATACTACAAGACTAGAAATAACAGAAACCAAGCTACTGTTAAATCCACTGAATCAAGAATCTATTACTTCTCTATATTCGAAGTATTATTAATGGTAGGAATGGCCTTCTTGCAAATCACAGTTGTTCAATTGTTTTTCAAGGGTTCTAGAAAACAATTGGTCTAA
- a CDS encoding DEHA2C05654p (highly similar to uniprot|P07703 Saccharomyces cerevisiae YPR110c RPC40 RNA polymerase subunit), whose protein sequence is MSDNIVGIEYNRVTNTSSTDFPGHSSNGDFAWDIEKFKDSFEINISHLSERSSTFDLIHIDTSIANAFRRIMISEVPSVAAETVYVFNNTSVIQDEVLAHRIGLIPLKVDPDTLTWIDTAQDEKDRFTDENTIVMSLDVSCTKNPHPPQGSTDPKELYRNSHVYAKDLKFEPQGRQLEIFKNNPVVAADPDILLAKLRPNQEISLRAHCILGVGSDHAKFSPVATASYRLMPVITITEPIKGESGKRFQKCFPSGVIDINKNGEAVVKDSRKDTVSREVLRHEEFNGKVKLGRKRDHFIFNVESTGAMSPEEIFFKSVRVLKNKAEYLRNCPIGQ, encoded by the coding sequence ATGTctgataatattgttgGTATTGAATATAACAGGGTTACCAATACGTCCTCTACTGATTTTCCAGGTCACAGCTCCAATGGTGACTTTGCTTGGGATATAGAAAAGTTTAAAGATTCGTTCGAGATTAACATTTCACATCTCTCTGAAAGATCGTCAACTTTTGACTTAATCCACATAGATACTTCAATTGCAAATGCTTTTCGTCGTATTATGATTTCAGAAGTACCTTCTGTTGCTGCTGAAACGGTTTATGTTTTCAACAATACGTCAGTCATCCAAGATGAAGTATTAGCACACAGAATTGGATTAATTCCATTAAAGGTAGACCCAGACACTCTTACTTGGATTGACACAGCTCAGGATGAGAAAGACCGTTTTACCGATGAGAATACTATTGTTATGTCGTTAGATGTCAGTTGTACCAAGAACCCACATCCACCTCAAGGTTCTACTGATCCAAAAGAGTTATACAGAAATTCCCACGTTTATGCCAAAGACTTGAAGTTTGAACCACAAGGTCGTCAACTTGAgattttcaagaataatCCTGTTGTTGCAGCTGACCCGGATATTTTGTTGGCCAAGTTAAGAccaaatcaagaaatttcCTTAAGGGCTCATTGTATATTAGGTGTTGGAAGTGATCATGCTAAATTCTCACCAGTAGCTACTGCATCATACAGATTGATGCCAGTTATTACCATAACTGAACCAATCAAGGGCGAATCCGGAAAGCGTTTCCAAAAGTGTTTCCCATCAGGGGTCATTGATATCAACAAGAACGGTGAGGCCGTTGTCAAGGACTCAAGAAAAGACACGGTATCAAGAGAAGTCTTAAGACACGAAGAGTTCAATGGTAAGGTCAAATTAGGTAGAAAGAGAGatcatttcattttcaatgtTGAATCTACCGGTGCCATGTCACCAGaagaaatcttcttcaagtcGGTTAGAGTATTAAAGAACAAGGCTGAATACTTAAGAAATTGTCCAATTGGCCAATAG
- a CDS encoding DEHA2C05676p (similar to CA3490|IPF3192 Candida albicans), with protein sequence MFLIVVDIWSIYSHEIEVSNCSHLLIIVLHLQTSFILLIPNQFNTIHLLYPFNCAILVTTFKIMSNINIENQLRDFQSQRFPTDEQTIINNASVLYKRKKYFLQDLRSSVKFLGFILLGIVYLRDLSMLRLGIRAFTQYSISNPYPTPSMRVSISEESKKALTKFLLIGIFSANSFCLLMHLLFGSYQGSDASNGFLHGGMTIQFIGERAPYSTLELILLDIGIFVVQVVYHSLMCMTDDSKVLEIQHPHTRTENTIDSIDDSELEGDGYNGNVQLLTIDVLGNIRKVMMFKERFQIQASTFSEQAPEQAPQPTPQQPMPGSFV encoded by the coding sequence ATGTTCTTGATAGTAGTTGATATTTGGTCTATATATAGTCACGAGATTGAGGTCTCAAATTGTAGCCACCTTTTGATAATAGTGTTACACTTACAGACTTCGTTTATATTACTCattccaaatcaatttaataCTATACATTTGCTATATCCATTTAACTGTGCCATCCTAGTTACGACCTTTAAAATCAtgtcaaatataaatatagaaaacCAACTACGAGATTTTCAATCGCAAAGGTTTCCTACAGACGAACAAACAATCATAAATAATGCTTCAGTGCTATATAAGCGCAAAAAGTACTTTCTTCAAGATCTACGTTCGTCGGTGAAGTTTTTGGGGTTCATATTACTAGGAATTGTTTATTTGCGGGATTTGTCGATGTTGCGATTGGGGATCAGGGCATTCACACAGTATTCGATTTCAAACCCATATCCCACTCCAAGCATGAGGGTATCAATATCAGAAGAAAGCAAAAAGGCATTGACCAAGTTTCTACTTATCGGAATATTTTCGGCgaattcattttgtttGCTCATGCATTTGCTATTCGGGAGCTACCAAGGTTCAGATGCATCTAACGGGTTCTTGCATGGTGGAATGACGATTCAGTTTATTGGAGAAAGGGCGCCATACTCCACTTTAGAGCTAATTTTGCTTGATATTGGTATCTTCGTTGTCCAAGTGGTCTACCACAGTTTGATGTGTATGACGGATGACTCCAAAGTACTCGAGATACAGCATCCACATACACGTACAGAGAATACTATTGACAGTATCGACGACAGCGAGTTAGAAGGCGATGGATATAATGGAAACGTGCAGCTTCTAACCATTGACGTTCTAGGGAACATCCGTAAAGTCATGATGTTCAAAGAGCGATTTCAAATACAGGCCTCCACGTTTTCGGAACAAGCACCTGAGCAAGCACCCCAGCCGACTCCACAACAGCCTATGCCTGGATCATTCGTGTAA
- a CDS encoding DEHA2C05698p (no similarity) has translation MVEGSNSSDNQHSIINFDHGETQPQIDGKTPLSPSSTLQSPSTSHINLSDEIINQMMLEYLRGKGYDQEPTIIRLNNNRPNIYSSPL, from the coding sequence ATGGTAGAAGGTTCCAATTCTAGTGACAATCAACATTccataatcaattttgatcATGGAGAAACCCAACCCCAAATAGATGGTAAAACACCGTTATCGCCTTCGTCAACTCTTCAATCGCCTAGTACTTCTCATATTAACCTTTCCGATGAAAtcataaatcaaatgatgTTGGAATATCTTCGAGGAAAAGGCTATGACCAAGAACCAACAATTATAAGGTTAAACAACAATAGGCCTAATATTTACTCTTCACCTTTGTAG
- a CDS encoding DEHA2C05720p (weakly similar to uniprot|P18544 Saccharomyces cerevisiae YOL140W ARG8 Acetylornithine aminotransferase) — protein MAKVEDLSNSHLMHRSLREEPDVVNNAKGSYIFLQNGQKVFDGCGGAAVIAVGHGNSEVIEAVSKQLSVVSYVHTFEYTTPVAEELANILLKNYSGKIAKVYFVNSGSEANEAAVKVAVQYFYEQGKTSKTQFISRKQSYHGNCLAGMSLSGHVLRRKPFENLVSDKFHKVSEANEYRWKKNDETTGEYVERLANELEAKILEVGPDNIAGFFAETIVGATTGCLTAPKGYFKAIQKICEKYDVLLITDEIMCGSGRTGTFFAWEQEDFVPDITTSGKALGGGYSPLSAVFMNQKVVDVLSNGSASFNNGHTFQCYPLSCAAGIAVQKIIQRDNLLQNVKVMGEYLGQALVKELKDIKIVGNIRGRGLFWGVEFVKDKSTKEAIDPRIRIGQKIQHNALVNGLAIYPGFGTIDGLSGDHILIAPSYDITQDQVNVMVQQVAASIIEMEQKYAT, from the coding sequence ATGGCAAAAGTTGAAGATCTTTCAAACTCGCATCTTATGCATAGATCATTAAGAGAGGAACCGGACGTTGTAAATAATGCTAAGGGTTCctatatatttcttcagaACGGCCAGAAAGTGTTTGACGGGTGCGGAGGAGCAGCAGTTATTGCTGTTGGTCATGGTAATTCTGAAGTCATAGAGGCAGTTTCAAAGCAGTTATCCGTAGTGTCATACGTGCACACCTTTGAATATACAACTCCTGTGGCTGAGGAGTTAGCTAACATCTtgttaaagaattatagTGGAAAGATTGCTAAAGTATACTTCGTGAATTCCGGTAGCGAAGCAAATGAGGCTGCAGTTAAGGTTGCAGTACAATATTTTTACGAACAAGGGAAAACTTCTAAAACTCAATTCATTTCTCGGAAACAATCATACCATGGTAACTGTTTAGCTGGTATGTCTTTATCGGGCCATGTGTTGAGAAGAAAGCCATTTGAGAACTTGGTTAGTGATAAATTTCACAAGGTGAGTGAAGCAAATGAATACAGATGGAAGAAAAACGACGAGACAACCGGTGAATATGTAGAAAGACTTGCTAATGAATTGGAAGCGAAGATTTTGGAAGTTGGACCTGACAATATTGCAGGGTTCTTTGCGGAGACAATCGTGGGCGCAACCACTGGCTGCCTTACAGCTCCAAAAGGCTATTTTAAAGCAATTCAGAAAATCTGTGAGAAGTATGATGTTCTTCTAATTACTGATGAGATTATGTGTGGTTCTGGAAGAACAGGAACTTTTTTTGCTTGGGAACAGGAGGACTTTGTACCTGATATAACTACAAGTGGTAAGGCACTTGGCGGAGGCTATTCACCACTCTCAGCAGTGTTTATGAACCAAAAGGTTGTAGATGTGCTTCTGAATGGTTCTGCTTCCTTTAACAATGGACACACATTCCAATGCTACCCATTATCATGTGCAGCTGGCATTGCGGtacaaaaaattatacaaaGAGATAATTTGCTTCAAAATGTAAAGGTAATGGGCGAGTATCTTGGCCAGGCACTTgtgaaagaattgaaggatATTAAAATCGTAGGAAATATTCGTGGTCGTGGGTTGTTCTGGGGCGTGGAGTTCGTGAAAGATAAACTGACGAAGGAAGCTATAGACCCTCGCATCCGTATTGGTCAGAAAATCCAACATAACGCTTTGGTGAACGGATTAGCTATCTACCCGGGATTTGGAACCATTGATGGGCTATCTGGAGACCACATTTTAATTGCACCTTCTTACGATATCACACAAGACCAAGTCAATGTCATGGTGCAACAAGTGGCTGCAAGTATTATTGAAATGGAACAAAAATATGCTACTTGA